A genomic window from Glycine soja cultivar W05 chromosome 10, ASM419377v2, whole genome shotgun sequence includes:
- the LOC114369608 gene encoding G-type lectin S-receptor-like serine/threonine-protein kinase SD3-1, with the protein MLGQENCVLKSPFLLCIFIGFLMHSVVGAEIPLGSKLSVVDNDYWVSSNGDFAFGFYNISDQPNQFSVGIRFNSKSIPYSQQTVAWVAGGDVKVGNKSYFELTQEGELVLFDSIGEGSVWTVKTGNQSVASASLLDNGNLVLMDKEQKIIWQSFDTPSDTLLPGQSLFANETLRAATASKNSKASYYTLHMNASGHLELHWESGVIYWTSENPSASNLRAFLTASGALELQDRSLKPVWSAFGDDHNDSVKYRYLRLDVDGNLRLYSWVESLGSWRSVWQAVENQCKVFATCRQLGVCVFNASGSAECKCPFEVTGGNECLVPYEEECESGSNMIAYKNTYLYAFYPPDNSFITSSLQQCEQLCLNDTQCTVATFSNDGTPQCSIKKTEYITGYSDPSVSSISFVKRCSGPFAVNPGITKSPPPSEPPPRFCVPCLIGASTGTFFILVIFQMGIVLFIYRRKNSTRKRSTLTFTGTNSKGLIVLSFSEIKSLTGDFKNQIGPKVFKGLLPNNHPIAVTDLNASLEERKFRSAVMKMGCIHHKNLVKLEGYCCEFDHRFLVYEYCKKGSVDKYIDDDALCKVLTWRKRVEICSSVAKAICYLHSGCREFISHGNLKCENVMLDENLGAKVTEFGFAIADGKATYCGFSAEKDIEDFGKLVLTLLTGCRNHDHIELCEWAYKEWMEERVANVVDKRMEGGYKSEELEHVLRIAFWCLQMDERRRPSMGEVVRVLDGTLSVDPPPPPFAFQRPLQVDDSEENVSELEV; encoded by the coding sequence TACAACATTTCAGATCAACCTAACCAGTTTAGTGTTGGCATTAGATTCAATTCCAAGTCTATACCATATAGCCAACAAACTGTGGCTTGGGTTGCAGGTGGTGATGTCAAAGTAGGTAACAAGTCCTACTTTGAACTCACTCAGGAAGGGGAACTGGTCCTGTTTGATTCCATAGGTGAGGGTTCTGTTTGGACCGTCAAAACGGGAAACCAATCTGTAGCTTCAGCTTCACTTCTTGACAATGGAAATCTTGTTCTAATGGACAAGGAGCAAAAAATCATTTGGCAAAGTTTTGATACTCCATCTGATACACTTCTCCCAGGACAAAGTTTGTTTGCTAATGAAACGCTTCGGGCTGCTACCGCAAGCAAGAATAGCAAGGCCAGTTACTATACTCTTCACATGAATGCTTCAGGTCATTTGGAGCTACATTGGGAAAGTGGTGTTATCTACTGGACAAGTGAAAACCCTTCTGCTTCAAATCTCCGTGCTTTCCTTACAGCCAGTGGAGCACTAGAGCTTCAAGACCGAAGCTTGAAACCTGTTTGGTCTGCATTtggagatgatcacaatgatTCTGTGAAGTACAGATATCTTCGGCTTGATGTGGATGGCAATCTTCGGTTGTATTCGTGGGTTGAAAGTTTAGGATCGTGGAGATCAGTCTGGCAAGCTGTTGAGAATCAGTGCAAGGTCTTTGCAACTTGCCGTCAACTTGGTGTCTGTGTGTTCAACGCCTCAGGTTCTGCTGAATGCAAATGCCCGTTTGAGGTAACTGGGGGTAACGAATGTTTGGTTCCATATGAGGAGGAGTGTGAATCTGGCTCCAATATGATAGCATATAAGAACACATATCTATATGCATTCTACCCTCCTGATAATTCTTTTATCACAAGTAGTTTGCAGCAATGTGAACAGTTGTGCCTGAATGACACTCAATGTACTGTAGCAACCTTTTCCAATGATGGAACTCCACAATGCTCAATAAAGAAAACTGAGTATATCACCGGTTATTCAGATCCATCTGTAAGCTCAATATCATTTGTTAAGAGATGTTCAGGTCCATTTGCTGTAAATCCAGGTATCACTAAGTCTCCTCCTCCTTCCGAACCGCCTCCTCGGTTCTGTGTTCCTTGCCTAATAGGAGCTTCAACAGGCACATTTTTCATCCTTGTCATTTTCCAGATGGGAATTGTGCTCTTCATCTACAGAAGAAAAAACTCTACCAGGAAAAGGTCCACTTTAACTTTCACAGGCACAAATTCAAAGGGTTTAATTGTTTTGTCCTTCTCAGAAATCAAGAGCCTCACAGgggatttcaagaatcaaattgGGCCAAAGGTGTTCAAGGGTTTGCTACCAAACAACCATCCAATTGCGGTTACAGACCTCAATGCGTCCCTAGAGGAAAGGAAGTTCCGAAGTGCTGTTATGAAGATGGGTTGCATCCACCACAAGAACCTTGTGAAACTGGAGGGTTATTGTTGTGAGTTTGATCACAGGTTTTTGGTGTATGAATATTGCAAAAAGGGTTCAGTGGACAAGTACATAGATGATGATGCTCTTTGCAAGGTGCTAACATGGAGAAAGAGAGTTGAGATATGCTCAAGTGTGGCAAAGGCCATATGTTATTTGCACTCCGGGTGCAGGGAGTTTATAAGCCATGGAAACTTGAAATGCGAAAATGTTATGTTGGACGAAAACTTAGGAGCCAAGGTGACTGAATTTGGGTTTGCTATTGCAGATGGCAAAGCAACATATTGTGGCTTTTCAGCTGAGAAGGATATAGAGGATTTTGGCAAGTTAGTTCTAACCTTGTTAACCGGGTGTCGCAATCACGATCACATTGAGCTTTGTGAGTGGGCATATAAAGAATGGATGGAAGAGAGGGTGGCCAATGTGGTTGATAAAAGAATGGAAGGGGGCTACAAATCAGAGGAACTAGAGCACGTGTTAAGAATTGCGTTTTGGTGCCTTCAAATGGATGAACGTCGGAGACCTTCCATGGGGGAGGTAGTAAGAGTACTTGATGGTACATTGAGTGTTGATCCGCCACCACCTCCTTTCGCCTTTCAGAGGCCCTTGCAGGTAGATGATTCAGAAGAAAATGTTTCAGAGTTAGAAGTATGA